In Thermoanaerobaculia bacterium, the genomic stretch CGGCGGCGCGGGGAAAGCGATCGCCGGGCTCCTCTCGGAGCGCCCGCTCACCATCGAGAAGAGGCTCGCGTACGCATGAAGACGCTCGGTCTCGTACCCGCCCGGGGCGGGTCGAAAGGCATTCCGCGCAAGAACCTCCGTCCGCTCGCCGGCCGGCCGCTCCTCGATTACACCGCGCGGGCGGCGCTCGCCGCCGCTTCCCTCGCGAAAGTCGTGCTCTCGACCGACGACGAGGCGATCGCGGAGGCCGGGCGGGAGGCGGGACTGGCGGTGCCGTTCCTGCGGCCGCCGGAGCTCGCGGAGGACGATACGCCGACACTCCCGGTCGTCCAGCACGCGCTTCGCTGGCTCGAGCGGCACGGCGAGACGTTCGACGCCGTCTGCCTGCTCCAGCCGACCTCGCCGTTCCGCCGCGCCGAGACGATCGACGCGTGCGTCGCGCTCCTCGAGCGCACGGGCGCGGACTCGGTCGTGTCGGTCGTCCCGGTCCCGCCCGAGC encodes the following:
- a CDS encoding acylneuraminate cytidylyltransferase family protein codes for the protein MKTLGLVPARGGSKGIPRKNLRPLAGRPLLDYTARAALAAASLAKVVLSTDDEAIAEAGREAGLAVPFLRPPELAEDDTPTLPVVQHALRWLERHGETFDAVCLLQPTSPFRRAETIDACVALLERTGADSVVSVVPVPPEHNPHWVYFRSADGLIRLATGESAPIPRRQALPPAYCRDGSVYVSRAAMVLERGTLYGDRVAGFVSEEEDVVNLDEMDDWRRAETLAAARGGSPR